One region of Brachyhypopomus gauderio isolate BG-103 chromosome 9, BGAUD_0.2, whole genome shotgun sequence genomic DNA includes:
- the LOC143523046 gene encoding cytochrome P450 2J2-like, producing MISHYLLEYLDLNSCLIGICIFLLLTDIFKNKNPPDFPPGPWRPPLVGNVFTGVDYKTTEKLAEKYGDVYSVRWGSEKTVFISGYKMVKEALITKLDSFSERPVIPLFDKVYKGRGVSLSNGYVWKMQRKFAITHLRYFGEAKKNLEMSIQQESVFLCDAFKEEGGPFNPQSYLNPAVSNIICALLFGHRFDYHDERFLKTLYFNIEAVILAGSTHANLYNVFPRLLDYVPGPHQRLFNNYLKIAEFLRDEIRKHKEDWDPSAPRDYIDAYLAEMEKKKNDPEAGFNIDSLVFSTLDLFEAGTETTATTMRWALLYMMKFPQIQKKVQAEIDRVIGQSRQPTLDDRANMPYTEAVIHETQRMGNIIPLGFPKRACKDTTLGGYFIPKGTAVTISLSSVLNDKSEWETPDTFNPGHFLDDQGQFRKRDAFMPFSAGRRSCLGEPLARMELFLFFTSLLQQFTFSPEPGVELSLEGQLGFTNAPGPYRLCVSPR from the exons ATGATTTCCCATTACTTATTAGAATACCTTGATCTTAACAGCTGCCTGATAGGTATATGTATTTTTCTGCTGCTCACTGATatctttaaaaacaaaaatcCACCAGATTTTCCACCAGGTCCCTGGAGGCCACCCCTTGTGGGAAATGTCTTCACTGGGGTTGACTACAAAACCACAGAGAAG CTTGCTGAGAAGTATGGGGATGTTTATAGTGTGAGATGGGGCAGTGAGAAAACAGTATTTATCTCTGGATACAAAATGGTGAAGGAGGCTCTCATTACCAAACTGGATAGTTTTTCTGAGCGCCCTGTTATCCCTCTGTTTGACAAAGTCTATAAAGGGCGTG GCGTGTCCCTCAGTAATGGGTATGTTTGGAAGATGCAAAGAAAGTTTGCAATCACACACCTGCGCTACTTTGGTGAGGCTAAGAAGAATCTGGAGATGAGTATCCAGCAGGAGAGCGTCTTCCTGTGTGATGCTTTCAAAGAGGAAGGTG GTCCATTTAACCCCCAGTCCTACCTCAACCCTGCTGTTTCAAACATCATCTGTGCCCTGTTATTTGGACATCGCTTTGACTACCACGATGAACGTTTCCTCAAGACACTGTATTTCAACATTGAAGCTGTTATCCTGGCAGGGTCCACTCATGCCAAT CTGTACAATGTCTTCCCTCGCCTGCTTGATTACGTTCCCGGACCTCACCAAAGGCTATTTAACAACTACTTGAAGATTGCTGAGTTCCTGAGAGACGAGATCAGAAAGCACAAAGAGGACTGGGATCCTTCAGCCCCACGGGACTACATTGATGCCTACCTGGCAGAAATGGAGAAG AAAAAGAATGACCCTGAGGCTGGCTTCAACATCGATTCATTAGTGTTTTCGACACTGGACTTGTTTGAGGCTGGGACAGAAACCACAGCCACTACAATGCGCTGGGCTCTGCTCTACATGATGAAATTCCCCCAGATACAGA AAAAGGTGCAGGCTGAAATAGACAGAGTGATTGGACAGTCACGACAACCCACCTTGGATGACAGAGCTAACATGCCTTACACTGAAGCTGTCATCCATGAGACCCAGAGGATGGGCAACATTATTCCTCTGGGGTTCCCCAAAAGGGCCTGTAAAGATACCACACTGGGTGGATACTTCATACCAAAG GGCACTGCTGTGACAATAAGCCTGTCATCTGTACTTAATGACAAGAGTGAGTGGGAAACACCAGACACCTTTAACCCAGGACACTTCCTGGATGACCAGGGCCAGTTCCGCAAGAGAGACGCCTTTATGCCCTTTTCAGCAG GTAGGAGGTCGTGTCTGGGGGAGCCACTGGCCCGCATGGAGCTCTTCCTGTTCTTCACCTCCCTCCTCCAGCAGTTCACCTTCTCTCCTGAGCCTGGAGTGGAGCTGAGTCTGGAGGGGCAGCTGGGCTTCACCAACGCCCCAGGCCCCTACCGCCTGTGTGTGAGCCCACGCTGA
- the LOC143523044 gene encoding cytochrome P450 2J2-like isoform X1 — MIFYYLLEYADFKYCLMVVLLLLLLTDIIKNKNPPRFPPGPWPLPFLGNVFTGLHFRTIDKLAERYGEVFSLRWGSEKTVFVSGYKMVKEALVTQLDSFPDRPVIPLFYKAFKGLGVISSNGHLWRAQRKFVVTHLRTFGEAKKNLETSIQQESVFLCDAFKEEGGPFEPHFLLISAVSNIISSLMFGHRFNYHDERFQKILRLDAEAIILSGNPQALLYNAFPRLFEYLPGPHQKIFANYEKIVDFLKDEIKKHKEDWDPSDPRDYIDAYLAEMEKKKSDPEAGFNMETLVVATLDMLEAGSESTATTLRWGLLFMMKYPHIQEKVQAEIDRVIGQSRQPTLDDRANMPYTEAVIHETQRMGNIVPLGFPKKACKDTTLGGYFIPKGTTVTTNLSSVLNDKSEWETPDTFNPGHFMDDQGKFRKRDAFLPFSAGRRSCVGEPLARMELFLFFTSLLQQFTFSPEPGVELSLEGQLGFTYSPGPYRLCVSPR; from the exons ATGATCTTCTACTACTTATTGGAATATGCTGATTTTAAGTACTGCCTGATGGTCGTTTTGCTTCTCTTACTGCTTACTGATATCATCAAGAATAAAAATCCCCCCAGATTCCCCCCAGGACCCTGGCCTCTACCCTTTCTGGGCAATGTTTTCACTGGACTTCACTTCAGAACCATAGAcaag CTTGCTGAGAGGTATGGGGAGGTGTTCAGTCTGAGATGGGGCAGTGAGAAAACAGTGTTTGTCTCTGGATACAAAATGGTGAAGGAGGCTCTCGTCACTCAGCTGGACAGCTTTCCTGATCGGCCAGTGATTCCCCTGTTTTACAAAGCATTTAAAGGACTTG GAGTAATTAGCAGTAATGGACACCTGTGGAGGGCACAGAGGAAGTTTGTCGTCACACACCTGCGGACCTTTGGTGAGGCTAAGAAGAACCTGGAGACGAGTATCCAGCAGGAGAGTGTCTTCCTGTGTGATGCTTTCAAAGAGGAGGGTG GACCATTTGAGCCCCATTTCCTGCTCATCAGTGCTGTCTCAAACATTATCTCTTCTTTAATGTTTGGGCATCGTTTTAATTACCATGATGAACGCTTCCAGAAAATTCTGCGCTTGGACGCTGAAGCCATCATCTTGTCAGGCAACCCACAGGCACTG CTGTACAATGCCTTCCCACGCCTCTTTGAATACCTTCCTGGACCTCACCAGAAGATTTTTGCAAACTATGAGAAAATTGTAGATTTCCTGAAAGACGAAATCAAAAAGCACAAAGAAGACTGGGATCCTTCAGACCCACGGGACTACATCGATGCCTACCTGGCAGAAATGGAGAAG AAAAAGAGTGACCCTGAGGCTGGCTTTAACATGGAGACACTGGTTGTTGCTACACTGGACATGCTTGAGGCGGGGTCAGAAAGCACAGCCACGACATTACGGTGGGGACTGCTCTTCATGATGAAATACCCTCACATACAAG AAAAGGTGCAGGCTGAGATAGACCGAGTGATTGGACAGTCACGCCAACCCACCTTAGATGACAGAGCTAACATGCCTTACACTGAAGCTGTCATCCATGAGACCCAGAGAATGGGCAACATCGTCCCTCTGGGGTTCCCCAAAAAGGCCTGTAAAGACACCACACTGGGTGGATACTTCATACCAAAG GGCACTACTGTCACTACAAACCTGTCATCTGTACTTAATGACAAGAGTGAGTGGGAAACGCCAGACACCTTTAACCCAGGACACTTCATGGATGACCAGGGCAAGTTCCGCAAGAGAGACGCCTTTCTGCCCTTTTCAGCAG GTAGGAGGTCGTGTGTGGGGGAGCCACTGGCCCGCATGGAGCTCTTCCTGTTCTTCACCTCCCTCCTCCAGCAGTTCACCTTCTCCCCTGAGCCTGGAGTGGAGCTGAGTCTGGAGGGGCAACTGGGCTTCACCTACTCCCCAGGCCCCTACCGCCTGTGTGTGAGCCCACGCTGA
- the LOC143523044 gene encoding cytochrome P450 2J2-like isoform X3 has product MIFYYLLEYADFKYCLMVVLLLLLLTDIIKNKNPPRFPPGPWPLPFLGNVFTGLHFRTIDKLDSFPDRPVIPLFYKAFKGLGVISSNGHLWRAQRKFVVTHLRTFGEAKKNLETSIQQESVFLCDAFKEEGGPFEPHFLLISAVSNIISSLMFGHRFNYHDERFQKILRLDAEAIILSGNPQALLYNAFPRLFEYLPGPHQKIFANYEKIVDFLKDEIKKHKEDWDPSDPRDYIDAYLAEMEKKKSDPEAGFNMETLVVATLDMLEAGSESTATTLRWGLLFMMKYPHIQEKVQAEIDRVIGQSRQPTLDDRANMPYTEAVIHETQRMGNIVPLGFPKKACKDTTLGGYFIPKGTTVTTNLSSVLNDKSEWETPDTFNPGHFMDDQGKFRKRDAFLPFSAGRRSCVGEPLARMELFLFFTSLLQQFTFSPEPGVELSLEGQLGFTYSPGPYRLCVSPR; this is encoded by the exons ATGATCTTCTACTACTTATTGGAATATGCTGATTTTAAGTACTGCCTGATGGTCGTTTTGCTTCTCTTACTGCTTACTGATATCATCAAGAATAAAAATCCCCCCAGATTCCCCCCAGGACCCTGGCCTCTACCCTTTCTGGGCAATGTTTTCACTGGACTTCACTTCAGAACCATAGAcaag CTGGACAGCTTTCCTGATCGGCCAGTGATTCCCCTGTTTTACAAAGCATTTAAAGGACTTG GAGTAATTAGCAGTAATGGACACCTGTGGAGGGCACAGAGGAAGTTTGTCGTCACACACCTGCGGACCTTTGGTGAGGCTAAGAAGAACCTGGAGACGAGTATCCAGCAGGAGAGTGTCTTCCTGTGTGATGCTTTCAAAGAGGAGGGTG GACCATTTGAGCCCCATTTCCTGCTCATCAGTGCTGTCTCAAACATTATCTCTTCTTTAATGTTTGGGCATCGTTTTAATTACCATGATGAACGCTTCCAGAAAATTCTGCGCTTGGACGCTGAAGCCATCATCTTGTCAGGCAACCCACAGGCACTG CTGTACAATGCCTTCCCACGCCTCTTTGAATACCTTCCTGGACCTCACCAGAAGATTTTTGCAAACTATGAGAAAATTGTAGATTTCCTGAAAGACGAAATCAAAAAGCACAAAGAAGACTGGGATCCTTCAGACCCACGGGACTACATCGATGCCTACCTGGCAGAAATGGAGAAG AAAAAGAGTGACCCTGAGGCTGGCTTTAACATGGAGACACTGGTTGTTGCTACACTGGACATGCTTGAGGCGGGGTCAGAAAGCACAGCCACGACATTACGGTGGGGACTGCTCTTCATGATGAAATACCCTCACATACAAG AAAAGGTGCAGGCTGAGATAGACCGAGTGATTGGACAGTCACGCCAACCCACCTTAGATGACAGAGCTAACATGCCTTACACTGAAGCTGTCATCCATGAGACCCAGAGAATGGGCAACATCGTCCCTCTGGGGTTCCCCAAAAAGGCCTGTAAAGACACCACACTGGGTGGATACTTCATACCAAAG GGCACTACTGTCACTACAAACCTGTCATCTGTACTTAATGACAAGAGTGAGTGGGAAACGCCAGACACCTTTAACCCAGGACACTTCATGGATGACCAGGGCAAGTTCCGCAAGAGAGACGCCTTTCTGCCCTTTTCAGCAG GTAGGAGGTCGTGTGTGGGGGAGCCACTGGCCCGCATGGAGCTCTTCCTGTTCTTCACCTCCCTCCTCCAGCAGTTCACCTTCTCCCCTGAGCCTGGAGTGGAGCTGAGTCTGGAGGGGCAACTGGGCTTCACCTACTCCCCAGGCCCCTACCGCCTGTGTGTGAGCCCACGCTGA
- the LOC143523044 gene encoding cytochrome P450 2J2-like isoform X2, producing MIFYYLLEYADFKYCLMVVLLLLLLTDIIKNKNPPRFPPGPWPLPFLGNVFTGLHFRTIDKEALVTQLDSFPDRPVIPLFYKAFKGLGVISSNGHLWRAQRKFVVTHLRTFGEAKKNLETSIQQESVFLCDAFKEEGGPFEPHFLLISAVSNIISSLMFGHRFNYHDERFQKILRLDAEAIILSGNPQALLYNAFPRLFEYLPGPHQKIFANYEKIVDFLKDEIKKHKEDWDPSDPRDYIDAYLAEMEKKKSDPEAGFNMETLVVATLDMLEAGSESTATTLRWGLLFMMKYPHIQEKVQAEIDRVIGQSRQPTLDDRANMPYTEAVIHETQRMGNIVPLGFPKKACKDTTLGGYFIPKGTTVTTNLSSVLNDKSEWETPDTFNPGHFMDDQGKFRKRDAFLPFSAGRRSCVGEPLARMELFLFFTSLLQQFTFSPEPGVELSLEGQLGFTYSPGPYRLCVSPR from the exons ATGATCTTCTACTACTTATTGGAATATGCTGATTTTAAGTACTGCCTGATGGTCGTTTTGCTTCTCTTACTGCTTACTGATATCATCAAGAATAAAAATCCCCCCAGATTCCCCCCAGGACCCTGGCCTCTACCCTTTCTGGGCAATGTTTTCACTGGACTTCACTTCAGAACCATAGAcaag GAGGCTCTCGTCACTCAGCTGGACAGCTTTCCTGATCGGCCAGTGATTCCCCTGTTTTACAAAGCATTTAAAGGACTTG GAGTAATTAGCAGTAATGGACACCTGTGGAGGGCACAGAGGAAGTTTGTCGTCACACACCTGCGGACCTTTGGTGAGGCTAAGAAGAACCTGGAGACGAGTATCCAGCAGGAGAGTGTCTTCCTGTGTGATGCTTTCAAAGAGGAGGGTG GACCATTTGAGCCCCATTTCCTGCTCATCAGTGCTGTCTCAAACATTATCTCTTCTTTAATGTTTGGGCATCGTTTTAATTACCATGATGAACGCTTCCAGAAAATTCTGCGCTTGGACGCTGAAGCCATCATCTTGTCAGGCAACCCACAGGCACTG CTGTACAATGCCTTCCCACGCCTCTTTGAATACCTTCCTGGACCTCACCAGAAGATTTTTGCAAACTATGAGAAAATTGTAGATTTCCTGAAAGACGAAATCAAAAAGCACAAAGAAGACTGGGATCCTTCAGACCCACGGGACTACATCGATGCCTACCTGGCAGAAATGGAGAAG AAAAAGAGTGACCCTGAGGCTGGCTTTAACATGGAGACACTGGTTGTTGCTACACTGGACATGCTTGAGGCGGGGTCAGAAAGCACAGCCACGACATTACGGTGGGGACTGCTCTTCATGATGAAATACCCTCACATACAAG AAAAGGTGCAGGCTGAGATAGACCGAGTGATTGGACAGTCACGCCAACCCACCTTAGATGACAGAGCTAACATGCCTTACACTGAAGCTGTCATCCATGAGACCCAGAGAATGGGCAACATCGTCCCTCTGGGGTTCCCCAAAAAGGCCTGTAAAGACACCACACTGGGTGGATACTTCATACCAAAG GGCACTACTGTCACTACAAACCTGTCATCTGTACTTAATGACAAGAGTGAGTGGGAAACGCCAGACACCTTTAACCCAGGACACTTCATGGATGACCAGGGCAAGTTCCGCAAGAGAGACGCCTTTCTGCCCTTTTCAGCAG GTAGGAGGTCGTGTGTGGGGGAGCCACTGGCCCGCATGGAGCTCTTCCTGTTCTTCACCTCCCTCCTCCAGCAGTTCACCTTCTCCCCTGAGCCTGGAGTGGAGCTGAGTCTGGAGGGGCAACTGGGCTTCACCTACTCCCCAGGCCCCTACCGCCTGTGTGTGAGCCCACGCTGA
- the LOC143523044 gene encoding cytochrome P450 2J2-like isoform X4, with amino-acid sequence MVKEALVTQLDSFPDRPVIPLFYKAFKGLGVISSNGHLWRAQRKFVVTHLRTFGEAKKNLETSIQQESVFLCDAFKEEGGPFEPHFLLISAVSNIISSLMFGHRFNYHDERFQKILRLDAEAIILSGNPQALLYNAFPRLFEYLPGPHQKIFANYEKIVDFLKDEIKKHKEDWDPSDPRDYIDAYLAEMEKKKSDPEAGFNMETLVVATLDMLEAGSESTATTLRWGLLFMMKYPHIQEKVQAEIDRVIGQSRQPTLDDRANMPYTEAVIHETQRMGNIVPLGFPKKACKDTTLGGYFIPKGTTVTTNLSSVLNDKSEWETPDTFNPGHFMDDQGKFRKRDAFLPFSAGRRSCVGEPLARMELFLFFTSLLQQFTFSPEPGVELSLEGQLGFTYSPGPYRLCVSPR; translated from the exons ATGGTGAAGGAGGCTCTCGTCACTCAGCTGGACAGCTTTCCTGATCGGCCAGTGATTCCCCTGTTTTACAAAGCATTTAAAGGACTTG GAGTAATTAGCAGTAATGGACACCTGTGGAGGGCACAGAGGAAGTTTGTCGTCACACACCTGCGGACCTTTGGTGAGGCTAAGAAGAACCTGGAGACGAGTATCCAGCAGGAGAGTGTCTTCCTGTGTGATGCTTTCAAAGAGGAGGGTG GACCATTTGAGCCCCATTTCCTGCTCATCAGTGCTGTCTCAAACATTATCTCTTCTTTAATGTTTGGGCATCGTTTTAATTACCATGATGAACGCTTCCAGAAAATTCTGCGCTTGGACGCTGAAGCCATCATCTTGTCAGGCAACCCACAGGCACTG CTGTACAATGCCTTCCCACGCCTCTTTGAATACCTTCCTGGACCTCACCAGAAGATTTTTGCAAACTATGAGAAAATTGTAGATTTCCTGAAAGACGAAATCAAAAAGCACAAAGAAGACTGGGATCCTTCAGACCCACGGGACTACATCGATGCCTACCTGGCAGAAATGGAGAAG AAAAAGAGTGACCCTGAGGCTGGCTTTAACATGGAGACACTGGTTGTTGCTACACTGGACATGCTTGAGGCGGGGTCAGAAAGCACAGCCACGACATTACGGTGGGGACTGCTCTTCATGATGAAATACCCTCACATACAAG AAAAGGTGCAGGCTGAGATAGACCGAGTGATTGGACAGTCACGCCAACCCACCTTAGATGACAGAGCTAACATGCCTTACACTGAAGCTGTCATCCATGAGACCCAGAGAATGGGCAACATCGTCCCTCTGGGGTTCCCCAAAAAGGCCTGTAAAGACACCACACTGGGTGGATACTTCATACCAAAG GGCACTACTGTCACTACAAACCTGTCATCTGTACTTAATGACAAGAGTGAGTGGGAAACGCCAGACACCTTTAACCCAGGACACTTCATGGATGACCAGGGCAAGTTCCGCAAGAGAGACGCCTTTCTGCCCTTTTCAGCAG GTAGGAGGTCGTGTGTGGGGGAGCCACTGGCCCGCATGGAGCTCTTCCTGTTCTTCACCTCCCTCCTCCAGCAGTTCACCTTCTCCCCTGAGCCTGGAGTGGAGCTGAGTCTGGAGGGGCAACTGGGCTTCACCTACTCCCCAGGCCCCTACCGCCTGTGTGTGAGCCCACGCTGA